The Rhodopirellula bahusiensis genome includes a window with the following:
- the dprA gene encoding DNA-processing protein DprA, whose product MNDSRSIPNQDVAGGEDTTRELVQLCMLPGLGPRTLTSLMDAFGSARSILSADKNSLASVHGVGPKMAHVIDTADDHVDIEDVFAWCAAKDVNILRRGQSSYPAAMEELEDAPPLMFCRGSFLPRDTISVAIVGTRHATAYGLQQTRRIAMDLARAGVTIVSGLARGVDTAAHRAALEADGRTIAVLGGGLGKIYPAENAPLADEISQQGAVISEYAPMAQPRGGMFPQRNRIIAALGQATLVIEAPMRSGSLITARLASELGRSVGALPGQVNSRASQGCHHLIRDGATLVQHADDVLELLGPLSGNVSEATAVDGGEAVRDGREMTLNDVERQVLAAVGTSGTAIDEVTLSSGLPASRVNAIVSILEMKRFVRRLSGQYVSRI is encoded by the coding sequence ATGAATGACAGTCGATCGATTCCGAATCAGGATGTCGCTGGGGGCGAAGACACGACTCGTGAGTTGGTTCAATTGTGCATGCTTCCTGGTCTGGGGCCGCGGACGTTGACGTCATTGATGGACGCCTTTGGGTCGGCACGTTCCATTTTAAGCGCGGACAAAAACTCGCTTGCGTCGGTGCATGGTGTGGGGCCGAAGATGGCTCACGTGATTGACACGGCGGACGATCATGTCGACATCGAGGACGTGTTCGCTTGGTGTGCGGCGAAGGATGTCAATATTCTGCGTCGGGGGCAGTCGTCTTATCCGGCGGCGATGGAAGAGCTGGAGGACGCTCCGCCATTGATGTTTTGTCGCGGTTCGTTTTTGCCGAGGGACACGATTTCGGTGGCGATTGTCGGAACCCGGCACGCGACCGCGTACGGATTGCAGCAAACTCGCCGAATCGCAATGGATCTCGCTCGGGCTGGTGTGACGATCGTCAGCGGGTTGGCTCGCGGAGTCGACACGGCGGCTCATCGTGCGGCTCTCGAAGCTGACGGGCGAACGATCGCTGTGCTGGGCGGAGGGCTGGGGAAGATTTATCCCGCTGAAAATGCACCGTTGGCCGACGAAATTTCTCAGCAGGGGGCTGTGATCAGCGAATATGCACCGATGGCCCAACCTCGTGGCGGGATGTTTCCGCAACGCAACCGAATCATCGCGGCTTTGGGACAAGCAACCCTTGTGATCGAGGCTCCCATGCGGAGTGGATCGCTGATCACGGCACGTTTGGCATCGGAATTGGGCCGGTCTGTCGGTGCTCTACCTGGTCAGGTGAATAGTCGGGCGTCGCAAGGGTGTCACCACCTGATTCGAGACGGTGCGACGCTGGTTCAGCACGCTGACGACGTGCTGGAATTGCTCGGGCCGCTGAGCGGAAACGTGTCGGAGGCCACCGCGGTCGACGGGGGGGAAGCGGTTCGGGATGGCCGTGAAATGACGCTCAATGACGTTGAACGTCAGGTTTTGGCTGCGGTGGGGACATCTGGTACGGCCATTGACGAGGTGACGCTCAGCAGTGGGCTACCTGCGTCCCGGGTGAACGCGATTGTCAGCATTTTGGAGATGAAACGGTTTGTTCGCCGCTTGAGCGGCCAGTATGTATCGAGGATCTGA
- a CDS encoding AAA family ATPase — MAKVVLGKDELVDLLVVALLAGEHVLLEDVPGVGKTLTAKALARSLDAKFTRLQFTPDLLPSDITGSMIYRTDTSQFEFAPGPIFANIVLADEINRAPPRTQSALLEAMSEGQVTVDGVTHELPKPFMVVATQNPFEYEGTYALPESQLDRFLLRTSIGYPSRNVERDILTTHKSGEPVDELQSIVGAAEVSSAQANVGQVRMDESLVDYLLDIVEATRHHDAFQVGVSTRGLISFHRGCQAMAIRRGRDYVTPDDIKQMAVPSLAHRVLAEGIFQGGNRSVVEQQLADLIEPIPVPV, encoded by the coding sequence TTGGCAAAGGTCGTTTTGGGCAAAGACGAACTTGTTGACTTGCTGGTGGTCGCTTTGCTGGCCGGCGAACACGTCTTGCTGGAAGACGTTCCCGGAGTCGGCAAAACGCTAACCGCCAAAGCACTCGCTCGAAGCCTGGATGCCAAGTTCACGCGGCTGCAATTCACTCCTGACTTGCTGCCCAGCGACATCACCGGCAGCATGATCTACCGGACCGACACCAGCCAATTTGAATTCGCACCCGGACCGATCTTCGCCAACATCGTGCTGGCCGATGAAATCAACCGCGCCCCACCACGGACTCAATCGGCGTTACTCGAAGCAATGAGCGAAGGGCAGGTCACCGTCGATGGCGTGACTCATGAATTACCAAAACCGTTCATGGTGGTCGCCACCCAAAACCCATTTGAATACGAAGGCACCTACGCGTTGCCCGAGAGTCAGCTGGACCGCTTCCTTTTACGAACATCCATCGGTTACCCATCGCGAAACGTTGAACGCGATATTTTGACGACGCACAAGTCAGGCGAACCCGTCGATGAGCTTCAATCAATTGTCGGCGCGGCAGAGGTGTCCTCGGCCCAGGCCAATGTTGGACAAGTCCGCATGGACGAATCGTTGGTGGACTACTTGCTGGACATCGTGGAAGCGACACGTCATCACGACGCGTTTCAAGTCGGTGTCAGCACGCGAGGGTTGATCAGTTTTCACCGAGGTTGCCAAGCGATGGCGATCCGGCGTGGTCGCGACTACGTCACACCCGACGACATCAAACAAATGGCCGTTCCATCGCTGGCCCACCGAGTCTTGGCCGAAGGCATCTTCCAAGGCGGCAACCGATCCGTGGTCGAGCAACAGCTGGCCGATTTGATCGAACCCATTCCCGTGCCGGTTTAA
- a CDS encoding DUF58 domain-containing protein: MSLQRRNTRNRLTRLGWQFMLIGMFGLLGGSLNGLNLLIVVAAMTLAVLLAQWRVSRSTIESVRVDRRVPSEVFAGKPARIRYQVSNRHRLMPLWLICLSDQIMRTGADSQAIGSSSNASTPAIESRSIHTGVGLLLPSKATSAYLDLTFERRGRYRLGRWRVSTTAPFALSTAWRESTDEEEFVDVYPRLLNLPRSWRQRLPTKVGNVSSSAHRQGHADEVFFGLREYRRGDSRRHIHWRTTARIGDLVVRQFEQQRRLDICFLVDAYCPASAGENDPAYESVETAISLAASLVVQLFGGSGSQIMLSVAGQQNETCGGGLSREALRRMLQILARVQTTAAPDLDQSLEQVAGAVKHLPDLVVLSPRPLSEVLASDDNQSSLLRQWQQRGRLNWVNLSGRDATTWIAEGSSSKSSAEALHE; the protein is encoded by the coding sequence ATGTCCCTGCAGCGACGCAACACTCGCAATCGCCTGACGCGGCTCGGTTGGCAATTCATGCTGATCGGTATGTTTGGACTTCTCGGCGGGTCGCTCAACGGATTGAACCTACTGATCGTTGTTGCTGCGATGACTCTTGCGGTGCTGTTGGCTCAGTGGCGAGTCAGCCGGTCCACGATCGAATCCGTTCGCGTCGATCGGCGGGTCCCCAGCGAAGTGTTCGCTGGCAAACCCGCGAGAATCCGATATCAAGTCAGCAACCGCCATCGATTGATGCCGCTGTGGTTGATCTGCCTCAGCGATCAAATCATGCGGACCGGTGCGGACTCCCAGGCCATCGGATCGAGCAGCAACGCATCGACTCCCGCCATCGAATCCCGTTCGATCCACACCGGCGTCGGGCTGCTGCTTCCTTCGAAAGCCACCAGCGCCTACCTCGATCTCACGTTTGAACGACGCGGGCGATATCGCTTGGGAAGATGGCGAGTTTCCACAACCGCGCCGTTTGCTTTATCGACCGCATGGCGTGAATCGACAGACGAAGAAGAATTTGTGGACGTCTACCCACGTCTGTTGAACCTGCCTCGATCCTGGCGACAACGTCTGCCCACCAAGGTCGGCAACGTCTCCTCCTCGGCTCACCGGCAAGGCCATGCCGACGAAGTCTTCTTCGGTCTTCGCGAATATCGCCGGGGCGACAGTCGACGACACATCCACTGGCGTACCACGGCACGAATCGGTGACTTGGTTGTGCGTCAATTCGAACAACAACGTCGATTGGACATCTGCTTTTTGGTCGATGCATACTGTCCAGCTTCAGCGGGCGAGAATGATCCTGCTTATGAAAGCGTCGAAACCGCAATCAGTTTGGCCGCTTCATTGGTGGTTCAGCTGTTCGGTGGATCGGGCAGCCAAATCATGCTGAGTGTCGCGGGCCAGCAAAACGAAACCTGCGGCGGCGGCCTGTCCCGCGAAGCTTTGAGACGGATGCTGCAAATTCTCGCTCGCGTGCAAACCACCGCCGCTCCAGACTTGGACCAATCTCTGGAACAAGTCGCCGGAGCGGTCAAGCATCTGCCCGACCTGGTCGTACTCAGCCCGAGACCATTGTCAGAAGTTTTGGCTTCGGATGACAACCAATCCTCATTGCTGCGACAATGGCAACAACGTGGGCGATTGAACTGGGTCAACCTGTCCGGCCGAGACGCCACAACCTGGATCGCCGAAGGCTCGTCTTCCAAATCATCCGCCGAGGCACTGCATGAGTGA
- a CDS encoding transglutaminase TgpA family protein translates to MSDASIADDEMSRTDALNLRELQAITETIPDSPLRLRTKLAFALVTMLSGLVIGSSGQTESLPIIVVFFSVVGFLFVDWMKLFALPSVIAYAAMAIAAIYCVTGFMQDDMQVGNKMEAVAELLIIAQSILMLQEKTSRLFEQLMIFALLNCVVAAVFNDAFAYAIFFIPLAICGGMAITLLAADNVVEQSQSPDQNASLAARPSALNTEPDHSNIKWNNSAAVDSFARAGVNLPWMIGVILFPAVLLFSALFFFGLPRRVDASRGSSQGVALVGFSEELRLGAIQQMQQSTQRALRVDLIDRETKKPYPVINDLYLRGAVLEQYMVEASTTWRATSVSMSPPRPLPPEYVPQRASDSNFYDRVNVRIGCESMNTEKLFAIAPYHWSPGSDDLVELSGKWTFARRNTSGGSVSAGALGTPWYPPVKYHFGTHAFRNGAQSRWLAYQTPMLERSVKPDEPSADLTANDLNYMDQLLEYPQVLIPSAEILANSLVEDLPSNKKTAAGIADAFEKHLAFSREFRYSLQPNPSATVGVDPIEQFLSTDRRGHCQFFASALVMMLRSQNIPARLVVGYHTDEFSELGQYFIVRQNHAHVWVEALINREDIPVGTSVYGQPESEFYWLRLDPTPGGGGVAGAEAGSNQMLDLAQDLWDDYVIEMDSKRQETALMSTPGLAPMTASYRSWIDRTRELAMRINAGDVEGLGGGKLFSWQGAVIAIVLGILALVGLKIRFPRWLRSKLGKNGQQKAPRPTIPFYAEALDLLSNLGIERRPGQTPEELTRQLAVASSSSGSTSTLNSNEPSSAEPNQNDERVQALGPMRRLTDAFYALRYGQDSAAPGAAHQASGDSTAKPHADSTSSGASAKSDPAISSRPDIEDALNTLRQIAKRSTS, encoded by the coding sequence ATGAGTGACGCTTCGATTGCCGACGACGAAATGAGCCGCACCGACGCACTCAATCTGCGTGAGTTGCAGGCGATCACCGAGACCATTCCGGACTCGCCGCTTCGCCTGCGAACAAAACTTGCGTTCGCGTTGGTGACGATGTTGTCTGGACTGGTGATCGGCAGCAGTGGACAAACTGAATCGCTGCCAATCATCGTGGTGTTCTTCAGTGTGGTCGGATTCCTATTTGTCGACTGGATGAAACTGTTTGCGTTGCCCTCCGTGATCGCCTACGCCGCCATGGCGATCGCAGCGATCTACTGCGTCACGGGCTTCATGCAAGACGACATGCAAGTCGGCAACAAGATGGAAGCCGTTGCGGAACTGTTGATCATCGCTCAGTCAATCTTGATGCTGCAGGAAAAGACGTCGCGACTGTTTGAACAACTCATGATTTTCGCGTTGCTCAATTGCGTGGTCGCGGCAGTTTTCAATGATGCGTTTGCCTATGCGATCTTCTTCATCCCGCTGGCGATCTGCGGTGGCATGGCCATCACCTTGCTCGCGGCTGACAACGTAGTCGAGCAATCCCAGTCACCAGACCAGAACGCTAGCCTTGCGGCGCGTCCTTCAGCTTTAAACACGGAACCCGATCATTCCAATATCAAGTGGAACAACTCAGCCGCGGTGGATTCGTTTGCACGAGCGGGCGTGAACCTGCCGTGGATGATCGGGGTGATTTTGTTCCCCGCGGTTCTACTGTTCTCCGCCTTGTTCTTCTTTGGCCTGCCAAGACGCGTGGATGCCTCTCGAGGCAGCTCGCAAGGCGTTGCCTTGGTTGGGTTCAGCGAGGAACTGCGTCTGGGCGCGATCCAGCAGATGCAACAGAGCACTCAACGTGCTTTGCGAGTCGACTTGATCGATCGAGAAACCAAGAAACCTTACCCGGTCATCAATGATCTGTATCTTCGCGGGGCGGTGCTGGAACAATACATGGTCGAAGCATCGACAACCTGGCGAGCGACTTCGGTGTCCATGTCACCACCGCGGCCATTGCCTCCCGAATATGTTCCACAACGCGCCAGCGACTCAAACTTTTACGACCGTGTGAATGTTCGCATCGGATGCGAATCAATGAACACCGAGAAGCTTTTCGCGATCGCGCCGTATCACTGGTCTCCCGGCAGTGATGACTTGGTGGAACTCAGCGGAAAATGGACCTTCGCCCGTCGCAACACCTCCGGCGGATCAGTCTCCGCTGGCGCGTTGGGCACGCCGTGGTACCCGCCCGTCAAATATCACTTCGGGACACACGCGTTTCGCAACGGTGCTCAAAGCCGATGGCTGGCGTATCAAACACCTATGCTCGAAAGGTCCGTCAAGCCAGACGAACCTTCGGCGGATCTTACCGCCAACGACCTGAACTACATGGACCAGTTGCTTGAGTACCCTCAGGTCCTGATTCCCAGCGCCGAGATCTTGGCGAATTCACTCGTTGAAGACTTGCCAAGCAACAAAAAAACTGCCGCCGGGATCGCCGACGCTTTCGAGAAACACTTGGCGTTCAGCAGAGAATTTCGATACTCGCTGCAACCCAATCCATCGGCCACGGTGGGTGTTGATCCGATCGAACAATTCCTTTCAACCGACCGACGTGGTCACTGTCAATTTTTCGCGTCGGCGTTGGTGATGATGCTGCGTAGCCAGAACATCCCGGCTCGATTGGTTGTCGGCTATCACACCGACGAATTCAGCGAACTGGGCCAGTACTTCATCGTTCGACAAAACCACGCTCACGTTTGGGTCGAGGCATTGATCAATCGCGAGGACATCCCGGTCGGAACGTCGGTGTACGGGCAACCCGAGTCCGAATTCTATTGGCTGCGTTTGGATCCAACCCCGGGTGGCGGCGGAGTTGCCGGGGCCGAAGCCGGCAGCAACCAAATGCTCGATCTGGCACAGGATCTTTGGGACGACTACGTCATTGAAATGGATTCGAAACGCCAGGAGACCGCCCTGATGTCCACACCAGGGCTGGCTCCGATGACGGCCTCTTATCGATCATGGATCGACCGAACACGAGAACTCGCCATGCGAATCAACGCCGGCGATGTGGAAGGCCTCGGCGGAGGCAAACTATTCTCGTGGCAGGGTGCCGTGATAGCAATCGTGCTCGGCATCCTCGCATTGGTCGGCCTGAAAATTCGCTTCCCACGTTGGTTGCGCAGCAAACTCGGCAAGAATGGCCAGCAAAAAGCCCCCCGGCCGACGATCCCGTTCTATGCCGAAGCACTCGATCTGCTTTCGAATCTTGGCATCGAACGACGACCAGGCCAAACGCCCGAAGAACTCACCCGGCAGCTTGCGGTTGCCAGCTCATCTTCTGGCTCCACCTCAACGCTGAATTCAAACGAGCCGTCTTCTGCGGAACCGAATCAAAACGATGAACGTGTGCAGGCCCTCGGACCGATGCGTCGTTTGACCGACGCCTTTTACGCATTACGGTATGGTCAGGATTCAGCGGCACCTGGAGCAGCTCACCAAGCTTCCGGCGATAGCACTGCAAAGCCCCACGCGGATTCCACTTCGTCGGGTGCTTCCGCCAAATCGGACCCGGCCATTTCTTCGCGTCCTGACATCGAAGATGCACTGAACACCCTTCGCCAAATTGCAAAGCGTTCAACCTCATGA
- the cmk gene encoding (d)CMP kinase — MIITIDGPAGAGKSSIARRVASELGFEFLDTGAMYRAVTWGVMQRGIAWDDVEALVQFADAACLVWQDDRIYLDDQDISEEIRTPQVTSHIRHLADPPKIRERITAQQRRIATGRDIVTEGRDQGTEVFPDAHCKIFLTASPEERARRRQQQLAQNGRAMTVEEILTAQNQRDLEDRMRPVGRLRAASDAIVLQTDGMTPDEVRLEVLRLVRERLEASATNSASGGTSA, encoded by the coding sequence ATGATCATTACCATCGACGGCCCAGCCGGAGCAGGCAAAAGCAGCATCGCAAGACGCGTCGCGAGCGAACTTGGATTTGAGTTCCTTGATACCGGAGCGATGTATCGCGCCGTGACTTGGGGCGTCATGCAGCGTGGAATCGCCTGGGATGACGTCGAAGCGTTGGTTCAATTTGCCGACGCGGCTTGCTTGGTTTGGCAAGACGATCGCATCTACCTCGACGACCAAGACATCTCCGAAGAAATTCGTACGCCACAGGTCACCAGCCACATTCGACACCTGGCGGACCCACCCAAAATTCGCGAACGGATCACAGCTCAACAACGACGCATCGCCACGGGTCGCGACATCGTGACCGAAGGGCGTGACCAAGGCACCGAGGTATTCCCCGATGCACACTGCAAGATTTTCCTGACTGCGTCACCAGAAGAACGTGCCCGACGCCGGCAACAACAACTCGCTCAAAACGGACGAGCGATGACGGTGGAAGAAATCTTGACCGCGCAGAACCAACGTGATCTCGAAGACCGAATGCGTCCGGTCGGACGATTGCGAGCGGCCAGCGACGCAATCGTTCTCCAGACGGATGGCATGACTCCCGACGAAGTCCGCTTGGAAGTCCTGCGGTTGGTTCGCGAACGTCTGGAAGCCTCCGCAACCAACTCCGCTTCGGGCGGAACGTCCGCATGA
- a CDS encoding CinA family protein, with protein MTASGDQLTEPSDPRVVASNLITQLKQSQHRLILAESCTCGAAAAAIGSVPGASNVFCGSAVTYRETTKQAWLGITAAELKQHTAESQAITNAMATSVFERTPDATISAAITGHLGPDAPPAVNGIIFIAVLQRGRELEPQRLVLRSSTRQSRQAEATANLLIAIQRHLSLPGHIPVNE; from the coding sequence ATGACCGCCTCTGGTGATCAACTGACCGAGCCTAGTGATCCTCGCGTGGTTGCATCCAACTTGATCACGCAACTGAAACAATCGCAGCACCGTTTGATCCTGGCCGAAAGCTGCACCTGCGGCGCGGCCGCGGCCGCAATCGGAAGCGTCCCCGGTGCGTCCAACGTCTTTTGCGGCAGCGCGGTGACCTACCGAGAAACCACCAAGCAAGCGTGGCTGGGAATCACCGCAGCCGAATTGAAACAGCACACCGCCGAAAGCCAAGCCATCACGAACGCCATGGCAACCTCAGTTTTTGAGCGTACCCCCGACGCAACCATCTCCGCCGCCATCACAGGCCACCTCGGTCCCGACGCTCCACCCGCAGTGAACGGCATCATCTTCATCGCCGTCCTTCAACGAGGTCGCGAACTCGAGCCGCAACGACTCGTCCTTCGCAGCTCCACCCGCCAGTCCCGACAAGCTGAAGCAACCGCCAACCTCCTCATTGCAATCCAACGCCATTTGTCGTTGCCTGGACACATCCCGGTCAACGAATAG
- a CDS encoding GNAT family N-acetyltransferase: MSEFQLYADEFCEADQVDLVGFSCGDTKHGRYCTEWILGPDAMESIANYGTKVWIFRNATGQVVGYGSVGTVRWRWPLPDGGYASLLYIPMLGIDQRFQGQPPDAQWRYSRQIMNHLISEAHQLNCERKKPAEYLLLLVDETNEAAVKLYARFDFELIPVVTRGPGLRVMKHRLR, from the coding sequence GTGAGTGAGTTCCAACTTTATGCCGACGAATTCTGTGAAGCCGACCAAGTTGACTTGGTCGGCTTCTCTTGTGGTGACACCAAGCACGGACGATATTGCACGGAGTGGATTCTCGGGCCAGACGCGATGGAGTCCATCGCGAACTATGGCACCAAGGTTTGGATCTTTCGAAACGCGACTGGCCAGGTAGTCGGTTACGGTTCCGTGGGGACTGTCCGGTGGCGTTGGCCATTGCCCGACGGTGGTTATGCGAGTCTGCTTTACATTCCGATGCTGGGAATTGACCAGCGGTTTCAGGGTCAGCCTCCGGACGCGCAGTGGCGATACTCACGTCAAATCATGAATCATCTGATCTCTGAAGCACATCAGCTCAATTGTGAACGTAAGAAACCGGCTGAATACTTGTTGCTGTTAGTGGATGAAACCAACGAAGCGGCAGTGAAGCTTTATGCACGCTTTGACTTTGAGCTGATTCCTGTTGTTACCCGAGGCCCAGGGCTTCGAGTGATGAAGCATCGGCTTCGCTAA
- a CDS encoding helix-turn-helix domain-containing protein — protein MSTTETPDAPLENTNTSLMRMILSLHGTQQQAFIAALTECSDQLRANSERLMAIIEDPESLSGDKGRAWHTLLDQFRLLPDTEGRYGMDLAQSEAGAAEKFPVLQAEVEKMDSQEAQFADRLRAIMKAKHITQKQLAERIECTQPAISQMLNRKCRPQRVTLEKIAVALQVDIRELWPDIEVVDYLDSVVDFGRDGQVMSEEMANALRDDSQSQSASRGKRLPSWKEAKQNGE, from the coding sequence ATGAGCACAACTGAAACTCCCGACGCGCCACTCGAAAACACGAACACGTCTCTGATGCGGATGATCCTTTCGCTGCACGGGACCCAACAGCAAGCGTTCATTGCTGCGCTGACCGAGTGCAGCGATCAGCTTCGGGCCAATTCGGAACGGCTGATGGCGATCATTGAAGACCCTGAGTCTCTTTCTGGTGACAAGGGCCGAGCATGGCACACGCTGTTGGATCAGTTTCGTTTGTTGCCCGACACAGAGGGCCGCTACGGCATGGACCTTGCGCAGTCCGAAGCGGGGGCCGCAGAGAAGTTTCCTGTTCTGCAAGCCGAAGTCGAGAAGATGGATTCACAAGAGGCTCAGTTCGCTGATCGACTTCGAGCAATCATGAAGGCCAAGCACATCACTCAAAAACAACTTGCCGAACGTATCGAATGCACCCAGCCAGCGATCTCTCAGATGCTGAATCGTAAGTGTCGCCCGCAGCGTGTAACGCTTGAGAAGATTGCAGTCGCGTTGCAGGTTGATATACGCGAATTGTGGCCGGACATTGAAGTCGTTGATTACTTGGATTCCGTTGTCGATTTTGGTCGCGATGGGCAAGTGATGAGCGAAGAAATGGCGAACGCTTTGCGTGATGACTCGCAGTCTCAATCGGCCAGTCGCGGCAAGCGTTTGCCTTCATGGAAGGAAGCAAAGCAAAACGGTGAGTGA
- a CDS encoding ABC-three component system protein — MDRYQRNYLRLMARDDYREKKRQVFQDWVGQLLKKALKGDYENIRLTQGDGGLDGIILSESAVVAVFAPRRATQSELEKKIASDFAAAEQTLKERKVVLKKLVFVHNDEGLTKGVGTLMMQLQQDKPGVKIEIWTFENLWTLMQSLSEDEIQDLLGLAPTSQMLEKLEMPSIREVIEHLVSVQAEPPAVGELTIPDPGKLQYNELSETCRDLLRVGRSKHALVARYLEGMTDLRTGEAIAEGFRRKYASCRAGGMLPDDTFETLWHFAGGDHFTTPFQHAAVTAVLSHFFHTCDIFENARDSS, encoded by the coding sequence ATGGATCGTTATCAACGAAACTACCTCCGACTGATGGCACGAGATGACTATCGGGAAAAGAAACGACAGGTGTTTCAAGATTGGGTTGGGCAATTGTTGAAGAAAGCGCTCAAAGGTGACTACGAGAATATCCGTCTAACGCAGGGCGACGGCGGCTTAGACGGAATCATCCTAAGCGAGTCGGCTGTCGTCGCTGTGTTCGCACCGCGAAGGGCCACGCAATCTGAACTGGAGAAGAAGATTGCGTCCGACTTCGCAGCGGCAGAACAAACCCTGAAGGAACGTAAGGTCGTATTGAAAAAATTGGTTTTTGTCCACAACGATGAGGGGCTGACCAAGGGTGTGGGGACGCTGATGATGCAGCTTCAGCAAGACAAGCCGGGAGTGAAGATCGAAATCTGGACGTTTGAAAACCTCTGGACACTGATGCAATCGCTTTCCGAAGATGAGATCCAGGACCTGCTTGGCCTGGCCCCAACCTCCCAAATGTTAGAGAAACTGGAGATGCCTTCGATTCGGGAGGTGATCGAACATCTGGTGTCCGTTCAAGCCGAACCGCCCGCAGTGGGAGAGCTGACAATACCTGACCCCGGCAAGCTGCAATACAATGAACTGAGTGAAACGTGTCGGGATTTGCTTCGTGTTGGCCGTTCCAAGCACGCTTTAGTAGCACGCTACTTGGAAGGGATGACGGATTTGCGGACTGGCGAGGCAATCGCCGAAGGATTCCGCCGGAAATACGCGTCCTGCCGAGCGGGCGGGATGCTGCCGGATGACACCTTCGAGACACTGTGGCATTTCGCTGGCGGTGACCACTTCACGACACCATTCCAGCATGCGGCGGTCACTGCCGTGCTGTCCCACTTTTTCCACACCTGCGACATCTTTGAAAACGCACGCGATTCCTCATGA
- a CDS encoding ABC-three component system middle component 6 has product MILPTKHLPTERSLIAIGADIVGLLDEPKSVSKLWLDFQKLNEQRNLRLTFDWFTLAIAMLYAIDAVEQSDHRLLRREVTQ; this is encoded by the coding sequence ATGATCCTTCCAACGAAACATCTGCCGACCGAACGTTCGCTGATTGCAATTGGCGCAGACATTGTTGGTCTATTGGATGAACCAAAATCGGTTTCCAAGCTTTGGCTGGATTTTCAGAAACTGAATGAGCAACGGAATCTGCGTCTAACTTTCGATTGGTTCACCTTGGCTATCGCGATGCTCTACGCAATTGACGCGGTTGAGCAATCGGATCATCGCCTGCTCCGGCGCGAGGTGACGCAGTGA